GGCTGAAGCTGCTCTTGCAAGAAAAGGGAGTCGTGGCGGACATTTTAGGGACGATTACCCGGAAAAAGTTAATGATTCAAGACATATAGTATTTGAGAATGCCCAATTTAGTCCCACTATACGGTAAAGATAAAAAAATTTTTGCCACAACTGATGGCTCTTTTTCATTCTTTAACCTTACATTTAACGAGGCCTACAGAGCTAAATCAGTCGGAGCATATAGTGAAAGCCTCTATAAATTTGTTTTGGCTTCAGAAATCGTAGAAAAATTAAAAATTTCAAGTGTTAGGCTGCTCGACATATGTTTTGGGCTTGGCTACAATCTTGCAATTACGCTAAATGAAGCTCTTAAAACTGATGCCACAAATATACTTGATATAACCTCCCTGGAAATCGACAAGGAAGTCGTAGAATTGGTAAAAAATAGCCTTATATTCTTCCCTTATAAAGGTTATTCCCTTTTAAAAGATTTGATAACATCAGGGATAAAAAACAATTTTCGACTTAATATTGTATATGGTGATGCCTCAAAAACCTTATTCAGTCTGAAAAATAATTTCGATATTATTTTCTTTGACCCATTTAGTAAATCAAAAAATCCGGAAATGTGGAATATTAATATATACAAAAGACTCTATACGCTCTTGTCTGATGATGGAGTGGTAGTAACTTACGCATGCAGCAAAAAAATACGGAGGGAGTTTGAAGAAGCAGGTTTTAAAACCTACCCTACTCCAAACCTCCCCAAAGATTTTCAGCCCGGGACAATATTACGAAAGTGATAATATTATCTCTTTGCACCAACGATAAACTTTATTTATAGATGAAATACTGACATTTTCATTTACACTGTGTGGAAATTTTATATTAGGGCCGATGGAAATCACATCAATCTCAGGATACTTTTCTTTTATAATTCCACACTCAAGCCCAGCGTGAATAATCTTAACTTTTAAATCAGAATAATTGTTGTCGTAAATTTGTTTGGCAATACCTAAAAGCTTTGAATTGAAGTCAGGCTGCCAAGCCGGATAGTCATTATCACTAAAAAAGCTATAATTAAATTTTTTAAAAATAGAGGATATTTTTTCATTTAGTTTTTCTTTTAATTCTTTATCAGAGCTTCTTATACTAAGCAAAAATTTAATTATACCACCATCAGTAGTAACTTTAGCAAGATTCGATGATAATACTACATGGTTTTCCTGCCTCTCCATAACGCCATATGGAAGCTCCTGTATAAGAGAGATTAACTCTTTACTATCATATTTATTTAGTGAATTAACCAAATTTTCATTTTTTGAAAGAGCTACATTTAGTTTACTCT
This DNA window, taken from Deferrivibrio essentukiensis, encodes the following:
- a CDS encoding tRNA (5-methylaminomethyl-2-thiouridine)(34)-methyltransferase MnmD, translating into MPNLVPLYGKDKKIFATTDGSFSFFNLTFNEAYRAKSVGAYSESLYKFVLASEIVEKLKISSVRLLDICFGLGYNLAITLNEALKTDATNILDITSLEIDKEVVELVKNSLIFFPYKGYSLLKDLITSGIKNNFRLNIVYGDASKTLFSLKNNFDIIFFDPFSKSKNPEMWNINIYKRLYTLLSDDGVVVTYACSKKIRREFEEAGFKTYPTPNLPKDFQPGTILRK